From the genome of Longispora fulva:
GGGTCCAACTTCGGCTGGCCGTGCCACGAGGGCAATGCCCGCCAGCCCGGCTACGACGGCGCGAACCTGAACCTGTGCGAGAGCCTCTACACCGCCGGCGGCGTCACCGCGCCGTACTACGCCTACAACCACGCCAGCCAGGTCGTCCCCGGGGAGACGTGCCCGACCGGCGGGTCGGCCGTCTCGGGGCTCGCGTTCTACCCCGGGAGCGGCGGGGCGTACCCGGCGGAGTACCGCAACGCCTTGTTCTTCGCGGACTACAGCCGGGGCTGCATCTGGTCGATGGGCGCCGGGGCCGACGGCCTGCCGGACCCGACGAAGATCAAGACGTTCGCCGCCGGCGCGGCCAACCCCGTCGACCTGGAGATCGGCCCCGGCGGCGACCTGTACTACGCGGACCTGACCGGCGGCACCATCCGCCGCCTGCGGTACTACCCGGCCAACCGCCCGCCGGTGCCGGCGTTCACCGCCACCCCCTCGGCCGGCCCGGCGCCCCTGACCGTCGCGTTCGACGCCGTCGGCAGCACCGACCCCGACCCGGGCGACATCCTCGGCTACCAGTGGGACTTCGACAACAACGGCACGGTGGACGCCACCGGCCGCACGGCGTCGTACATCTACGCCACGGCCGGGCCGCGCACCGCCAAACTCACGGTCACCGACTCCACCGGGGCCGCGGCGAGCACCACGACCCTGATCAGTCCCGGGGAGTCCCCGCCGGTCCCGGTGATCGACTCCCCCGCCGGCACCCTGCGGTGGAAGGTCGGCGACCCGGTGAGCTTCACCGGGCACGCCACCGACGCCCAGGACGGCACCCTGCCGGCGGCCCGGCTGCGCTGGCAGCTCGTGCTCCAGCACTGCTCGTCGGCCACCGACTGCCACAGCCACCCGTTGCGGGAGTTCACCGGGTACGGCGGGTCGTTCACGGCGCCGGACCACGAGTACCCGTCGCATCTGGATCTGATCCTCACCGCCACCGACTCGGCCGGGCTGACCGGGACGAGGACCGTGCGGCTCGACCCGAGCACCGTCGACCTGACGTTCACCACCGCCCCGGCCGGGCTGCAGCTCACCGTCGGCTCCGCGACCGGCACCGGTCCGTTCACCCGGACCGTCATCGTCGGCTCCACCCAGACGGTCAGCGCGCCCACCCCGCAGGGTTCCTACGCGTTCGGCGGCTGGTCGGACGGCGGCGCGCAGACCCACGTCCTGACGGCCCCGGCGACGGCGGCCACCGTGACCGCGACGTTCACCCCGATCACCTCGACGCTGTCGGTCACCGGCACCGCGACCGTCGCCGGCACCGGGCGGCCCCTGGTCGGGGCGACCGTGACCCTGAACCCCGGCGGCCAGACCACCACGACGTCGGCCACCGGCGGCTACGCCTTCACCGGCCTCACCCCCGGCACCTACGGGGTCACGGTCACCCGCGGCCTCGGCCGGTGCGTCACCCCCGCCACGGCCTCGGTGATCGTGGACGGGCCCAAGGTCGCCGACCTGGCCGTCACCGCGCGGTCCGACGGGTACGGCTACACCTGCGTGGACGCGGCCCTGCCGTACCGGGCGGGCTCCACCGCGCTGGCGCTGACCGGCGACGACAAGGTCGCCCCGGTGACCCTGCCCTTCGCCTTCCCCTACTACGGCCAGACCTACACCGCCGCCACCGTCGACACCAACGGCGTGCTGTCCTTCGGCACCGCCGCCTCGGCCGCGGCCAACGTCGACGTGCCCGCCGCCAGCGCGCCGAACGCCGCGATCTACCCGTTCTGGCGGGACCTGGGGCTCGACACGAGCTCCCAGGTGCTCACGTCCGCCGGGCCGGGCACGTTCACCGTCGAATGGCGCAACGCCTACCTCTACGGGTACCGGTCGCACCGGATCTCGTTCTCCGTGACCCTCTCGGCCAACGGGGACGTCGAGGTCGACTACCAGGCCCTCGACCCGCGGGCCGACGAGCAGGGCGGCGGCGCGACCGTGGGCATCGAGAACGAGACGGGCACGGTGGGGCTGCGCTACTCCTACGCCGAGCCGGTGCTCCGCGACGAGATCTCGGTACTGTTCCGCCGCCCATGACGCCATTCATCAGGTAATACCTGAAAAACATACTTATTATCGGTCCATGACGCTTCGTGGTGTGCTGCTCAGAGCCGTCCTCACTGTCGTCGTCTTGTCGCCGGTGTGCCTCGAACTCACCGGCGACCCGGTCAGCGCCGCGAGCACCCTGCCGCCGGGTTTCGTCCAGGAGACCGTCTTCACCGGGCTGTCCGCCCCGACGAACATCGAGTTCGCGGCGGACGGCCGGGTGTTCGTCGCCCAGAAGGGCGGCATGATCAAGGTCTTCGACTCGCTGACCGACCCGACCCCCGACACCTTCGCCGACCTGTCCGCCGAGGTGCACGACTTCTGGGACCGCGGTCTGCTCGGCATGGCCCTGGCCCCGAACTTCCCCGCCGACCCCTACGTCTACGTCCTCTACACCTACGACGCCAAGCCCGGCGGAGCCCCGCCCACCTGGGGCGACGCGTGCCCGAACCCGCCAGGGGCCAACGCCGACGGCTGCGTGGTCACCGGGCGGCTGTCCCGGCTGCAGGCGGCCGGCAACCACATGACCGGCCCGGAGCAGGTCCTGATCACCGACTGGTGCCAGCAGTTCCCGAGCCACTCGATCGGCGACCTCAAGTTCGGCGCCGACGGCGCGCTGTACGTCTCCGGCGGCGAGGGCGCCAGCTTCACCTTCGCCGACCACGGCCAGAACGGGAACCCGTGCGGCGACCCCGGCGGCGCGAACCCCGCCCCGCCGGGCGCCGAGGGCGGCGCGCTGCGGGCCCAGGACGTCCGCAGCCTCGGCGACCCGACCGGCCTGTCGGGG
Proteins encoded in this window:
- a CDS encoding PQQ-dependent sugar dehydrogenase codes for the protein MMLRRLLTAAGLVAATLVPGPPATAATLPSGFVEQIVFTGLSQPTNVEFAPDGRIFVAQKYGVIKVYDSLTDPTPDTFADLSTQVYSAWDRGLLGMALAPNFPADPYVYVLYTYDAKPGGTAPTWGDACPNPPGETADGCVVTGRLSRLKAVGNQMSGPEQVLVTDWCQQYPSHSVGDLVFGADGALYASAGDGASFNWTDWGQDGNPVNPCGDPGGANPTPPTAEGGALRSQDVRTTGDPTGLNGSVIRIDPATGAGLPGNPYASSTDANARRISSYGLRNPFRLAVRPGTSEVWAGDVGWNTWEELDRLATPGSNFGWPCHEGNARQPGYDGANLNLCESLYTAGGVTAPYYAYNHASQVVPGETCPTGGSAVSGLAFYPGSGGAYPAEYRNALFFADYSRGCIWSMGAGADGLPDPTKIKTFAAGAANPVDLEIGPGGDLYYADLTGGTIRRLRYYPANRPPVPAFTATPSAGPAPLTVAFDAVGSTDPDPGDILGYQWDFDNNGTVDATGRTASYIYATAGPRTAKLTVTDSTGAAASTTTLISPGESPPVPVIDSPAGTLRWKVGDPVSFTGHATDAQDGTLPAARLRWQLVLQHCSSATDCHSHPLREFTGYGGSFTAPDHEYPSHLDLILTATDSAGLTGTRTVRLDPSTVDLTFTTAPAGLQLTVGSATGTGPFTRTVIVGSTQTVSAPTPQGSYAFGGWSDGGAQTHVLTAPATAATVTATFTPITSTLSVTGTATVAGTGRPLVGATVTLNPGGQTTTTSATGGYAFTGLTPGTYGVTVTRGLGRCVTPATASVIVDGPKVADLAVTARSDGYGYTCVDAALPYRAGSTALALTGDDKVAPVTLPFAFPYYGQTYTAATVDTNGVLSFGTAASAAANVDVPAASAPNAAIYPFWRDLGLDTSSQVLTSAGPGTFTVEWRNAYLYGYRSHRISFSVTLSANGDVEVDYQALDPRADEQGGGATVGIENETGTVGLRYSYAEPVLRDEISVLFRRP